CCACCGCCATCCAAGCGTGACAAGGGACTGCCGCCGGCCGCGACCGACACCCTGGGCACCCTGCCCGGCAGCGGCGCACCGATCCGGGACACGCCGCTGAACTTCCGGGTCGAGCGGACCTTCCGGCGCGACTTCAAGATCGCCGCGGCAAAGCTGGGCATCTCCCAGGTCGAACTGTTGGAGAAGCTGTTCGAGAAAGTGGACGAGGTCCGCTAGGAAGCACGAATGCGTCAGAGCACGCCTGCGTTACATCCCGCAAGATAGAAAGCACGTATTCACGCGTGCCAGAAAGAACGATCTCTCAGAGCAAAGGAAGAAAGAGCCCTCGCCGGGCAGGCATTCCCTCTGGTTGCTGGAGCAACCAGAGGGAAGCCATGAGGGTATTGGGCTTGTGGGGGTCAAGACCGTTCCGCCCAAATGCTGCGCATTTGGTTCCCCGCGAACGGCCTTGACCTCGACCGTTGATGGCTTGGTCGGCGGCTCGATGGCCGCCTCGGCTACCTGACCAAGTAGTTCAGCCAGGTGGTAATGGTGAAGAACGCCACGATAAGCATGATCGCCGTCACGGGGATCATGATGAGGGTCTTGATCCACTGGCCGGCGGTCGATCGCTGCGCTTGGGCGGGCTTGTGCGCCTCGAAGGTGCTGTAAGGGCCGGAAGGCCCAACCGCGCGGAATCGTACGGTAGCGTATTTCCCGCACTATCGTGGTGCCGGCTCCCAAGCGGCGGCGAAGCGCTCAGAGGCCAAGCACAGAGACAGATATGGTGACTGGAAGCAGCTTGCGTCAGGCGTGATGCGGGCGCGCCGCAGAGTGTCTCGGAACTCGGCCAGCCACGGCGGCTCCGCCGCCGACGTTTGTATTTCCCGCACTGTGACCCCCCACGATCGGAGCCCGTTTACTGCGGGAAAGATGGTCGCGGGCCGGACCAAAGCACGGGAAATCCCACATGCCCGCCATGATTTCCCGCAATGTCGCCGCACAATTCAGCTAGTGATGGTCAATCCATCGGCGTGCGCAGGCTGAAGGAGAAATTTGGCTGAAAATCCGGTTCCTTACCGTACGATTCCGCACGGTTGGGCCTTCCGACCCTGTAAGAGAGGCCGGAGCCGGGCAGGCTGACCGTTTGCCGGACGCCCCGCTTGCCGACCGAGGCTCTGGCGCCGCGCCCGCCGGCCGACACGCTGCTGATGCCGTCACGGTCCAGGTTGACCCGAACTCCGGGGAACACCTTGACCGACTTCCGAAAACGCCACCCCATATCCCTCTCCGATACAGCCGAGTGCCTGATGATGCCCTTCGCCGGCCCACGCGACAACGGCCCGCAACATGACGCCGCGGACCGGACAGGGAAGGGCAGGGATCAGGACTGGAAGCCATCCCACGAGAAGCCATCCTTGAACACGTCGCGCGGCAATCCCACGGCGTCGATGTCGAGGGTGTGCAGCACCGTGCCGGAAAAGCTGGTGGTCTTGACGATAGTATGGCCGTTGGCCTCGGTGATGGTCCGGTTGGCGATGGGGTCGCCCTGGCTATCCCCCCACATCTCGGTCACGATCACGTCTTCGGCCGCGTCGAAATTGACCAGCCGATCAATGCCTTTTCCGTAGTCCATGAAGAACTGATCGCGGCCGGCGCCGCCGTCGAAGGTGTCCCCAAGCGATCCTGACCGGAGAACATCATCACCGTCGGCAGCTATCACTGTGGCGGCCTTGTCACCGCCGCTGTACCGGAGCTGTGTTCCGTCGATGGCCGTGAACCGCTCGAAGCCGGCGATTTCGCCGATCTGGACGAACTCGGAGATTTGGTCGGTGTAACCGATGGTCCCGGCCTGCCCCATGTATTCGCCAACGACCGACACCGTGGCTGGCACCCCTTCGCCGTCCCACGAGGTGATCTGGACGCCATGCATGTGGAAGTTCAGCGTATCGTTCCCGGCGTCGCCGAAATAGAACCCCGAGGCTTCACGCACCAAGCCGCCGGTCTCGATGGTCATGAGGTCGTTGCCGTTGCCCCCGCGCACGTCGTCATTGTCTAGGCCGGAGAGATCGAACCTGTCATTGCCATCGCCGCCGCGGAGCCGGTCATTGCCCAGACCGCCGGAGATGGCGTCATTGCCAATGCCGCCGTCCACGTAGTCGTCGCCGGCATCGCCGTGAAGATAATCGTCACCGGCACCGCCGAACACCGCGTCGATCCCGTTGCTGCCGTTGATGGTGTCGTTGCCGGATCCGCCATCCAGCTTGTCGTTGCCATCGTCACCGCGCATGCGGTCGTTGCCGCCCTGGCCGTTCAGATAGTCGTCGCCGGCGCCGCCGGTCATGAGGTCGGCGGATGACGTGCCCCATAGAGTATCGTTCCGAGCCGTGCCGGTTTTCGTCGCCATGATAGTCGTTCCGCTGAAATTACTTGCTTCGGCAACTTAACGCATCGGCCGATACATGACCCATAGGCGTGTGGATCATGTATCGAAAGAGCCGATTGTGCAGCGCACTACTACTCGACGTGTCGCCATGTATCGCCTCGACGCGCGTTCTGAATGGGCCCCATCGTCACGCCGAACTTCTCCGCAAGCTGGGCCGTGCAGCTTGCGGTGCCCCGGATCTCGCGGACAGCCTCGACGGTCAACTTGGCGTTCGGATGGTCCTCGCCGGGCGCGGCCACGATAGGCCGGTTTTTGCTCCAGGCATCTAGGAGGTTCGCGCGCTGGGTTCCGGTCCGCAGATGGCGCGGGTTGCCGCAGCGGCGGTTGTCGCATTGGTGGAGCATGAAAAGCTGATCCGGATCGCAGCAATTGTGAAGCATCCAGGCCCAACGGTGAGCAGACCGACTGCCGCAGGTGGACGCCTTGCCGGCGGTGACGACGTGCTGGCAATGGCGGCAAGTTGATCCGGACGGGCCGGTGCCGGGGAGGGCGGCATAGTTGCCGAGTTGGGCTTTGCCGCCGAGGTTCAGGAGAGGGTGATTGTTGCTGACCATGCCCATCACTCCGCGGC
This sequence is a window from Skermanella sp. TT6. Protein-coding genes within it:
- a CDS encoding DUF4236 domain-containing protein; this translates as MGWRFRKSVKVFPGVRVNLDRDGISSVSAGGRGARASVGKRGVRQTVSLPGSGLSYRVGRPNRAESYGKEPDFQPNFSFSLRTPMD
- a CDS encoding calcium-binding protein, with protein sequence MATKTGTARNDTLWGTSSADLMTGGAGDDYLNGQGGNDRMRGDDGNDKLDGGSGNDTINGSNGIDAVFGGAGDDYLHGDAGDDYVDGGIGNDAISGGLGNDRLRGGDGNDRFDLSGLDNDDVRGGNGNDLMTIETGGLVREASGFYFGDAGNDTLNFHMHGVQITSWDGEGVPATVSVVGEYMGQAGTIGYTDQISEFVQIGEIAGFERFTAIDGTQLRYSGGDKAATVIAADGDDVLRSGSLGDTFDGGAGRDQFFMDYGKGIDRLVNFDAAEDVIVTEMWGDSQGDPIANRTITEANGHTIVKTTSFSGTVLHTLDIDAVGLPRDVFKDGFSWDGFQS
- a CDS encoding HNH endonuclease: MVSNNHPLLNLGGKAQLGNYAALPGTGPSGSTCRHCQHVVTAGKASTCGSRSAHRWAWMLHNCCDPDQLFMLHQCDNRRCGNPRHLRTGTQRANLLDAWSKNRPIVAAPGEDHPNAKLTVEAVREIRGTASCTAQLAEKFGVTMGPIQNARRGDTWRHVE